The DNA region CCTTATGCTGGATAATGTTGATCATGCTAGAAGAATGTGTTCCCACTGTgctacatgtttattttgtccatTTAAATTGGCTTGTGGTGTTTTGTCATTTAGTTGTATTATTTCCTAAATAACAccttattttttcacattaaggTATAAATCCTTTACATGTTTTGGAAGATTTATACTCCAAAACCTAAAACGAAGAAGCCAAACAATCCAGACAATGCCAAAGGTTCTCAAATAGATCTCAATGTGGACTCTCAATGATAAAGGCTTGAGTTCTTATCAGTCTTATCAAGCTTCTTTTAGGTTTTCTTCCAAACAGCCAGATTTTCTTATAACACCGGTCAATAGCCAAAAAAATTGTCTGGGGTTTTTCCACTGTTTTAGGGTCATTTTGATTTACTGAATCCtaaaatcacattggttttgctcacCAGGCCAACTTTCTGGACTATGGATGAAACATCAGCATCAAAATGCATCACTTGTTTTCACATATGGATCGATTTCCTGAGAATCTGGGATCAATGAGTGATGATAAGGAGAGATTCCctcaggacagaaaagagatgGAGAACTTTGCACAGTGAAGACGAAATGTTCAATTTTCATGTCCTTACCGTTGTCGGTGgttattattcaatttacagaaatccaagtttgtaacatttaaataatatactctgttagaaaattttttttttcacctaaCACGctttttggatgagaaatattaacggaaatgaactgataatgtcactaaaatgtaatcaatttagtcagataattggatttttctaaatctaattGGAATAAAAACCTACcctgattgagaaaaatggCTGTCATTTTTTGATTCAGTAATCTTTTAGCCTGTATTGCTAACTCTGCCCATGCAGAAGTGGGAGACAGAACTGTAGTAAATGTTTTCCACCCAATGCATGAAGCTGCAGGTGAGCTGGAGAGCTCCTTCGATGACATCCCAAGTGCACAAAGTTGCATTTAAAGAAGGTGCTTCCTTGGAGTAGTTAGACTTTATAAGCATCACTGCGTCCAACAAACTCAGTGTTTACATCTTTTCTTCCATCTGCACTGTTATTtgcatagttttatttatttgaaataacatttctgatGGTATTTGCACATCTCAGTTGCTTGCAGGGATAAAACACTGGGCAGTTATTTTTCATAACTGCCCAGTGTCTTATGTAGTAATCTTGTCTTTACTGTACAGCAGTAtttcaaaaaatctgaatgttcttaaaaggccagttgtgccagaatctattgataaaaccattgaactgttaaaatatcaataaatagctgtttgtttcagcattcaataagtgtttgataaaatgaaataatatttaacatgttttcacactgatcagtccatccaggattttgCGATTgcttttgtggatttttttgcaatcaaaatcataGAATTTGTgttgctaatttagaaatatttgtaagaaatttgTATGACAGTTGTGCTAATGTATGTTGTTAAAcgtgacttcttttttttaaatcacaaaattacaattttacatcaagtaaggctcaggcagcagtcacttaaacacaatgtttttggGCAATTTTGAGAAAgaattgcagtaaaatcagaaacaaatgtggggatttgttgattttgtgtgaattttgcggatttgtgaaaaacaggaaggacttattgatgtaatttggagtctagagggccacatagaaagctacggcggccagatttggcccccagaccttgagtttgacacatgtgctgtTCAGTATACGactcttaattttgttttggcaTCTTTGTGTGAACAGCCTCAATTGCCTGTTACTTGGAGGCTGTTATGCCTGAATGTCCTCGCTATGGGGTTAATGCTAACAGTAGCTTGTATTGGAAATAGAAGATGGTATTGCTACTGTACTTATTTGATACTACTATTTCCAAAAGTAGTGCTTACCAAAACAGTTTAACCCAAAAGAATTGgtcaaaaattaaatataagcaACATCCAAAGAAATAACTGTGTAGGGATTTAGCATTTTAGCACACTTCCTGATGTGGGAAAATTATGTTCCATGTTTCCTGATTCACTCTTTCTCGGTTTGAGCCAGATAAATCCTGACATTGTCATGTAATCTAACTGTGATGGTTGTCTAAAGATATAAAAACTGCTTTCTGCTTTGGTAGCTTCTTAGCAgctataacaaaaataattacctCCACCAGAAGGCTATATTTTCTAGTTAAATCCATTTGGTGATTCGTTTTTGGTCACACAGTGTGTTTTAGAGATTCTTTTGATGTTCAAAGTCTGAATAAAATTTGAAGTCAGTCCTACTTGTCCAGGCTTTTTGCATTGCTAAGCAGTGTTGTACCTctttcttgtgtgttttctaCTTGCAGTCCCTGAAAGCCTCCTGTGGGCATCAGCTCTAGCAGCATGGAAGACAACTTCTGATCCAACTTTTCCACAGAGCAAGCCTGAAGAGCCTGCAAtgcaaacaaagtttaaaatgttgtgttgaGTTATGACTCAAAAAGCAACTTTTCTATTAAGGGCAGATGTGACTCCCAGAATAAATCTTGGATTAGATGCACCAACTCATAAAACAGTGGTAGTGGTATTGGAAATCCATTTagagagcaaataaaaatgccaaCTTTAATTTGACCATGCCAGCATCAAAGTCCTGCCTCacttttagtttgtaaattCTTCCTCTTTTATTGCTTAAGTTTGCTGCTTCAGCAAAACTGACCTAATCAAATCAAGTGTTCAACACTGAAAGACAGATGTAATCTGCTCTCCCCTCAATCCAGGAGGAAACAGCACTTTGTCTAAACCTCAGACATATTTTCATTcaattctgttttcttttttactttcatttatttttttatttgcatatttccgCCGACTATAAATCAGCTGCAAGGGAGTTGTGAAATAGCTTCATGAGGATTATATTGTGTGTGTCCTACAAAAGTTGTTTAAGATATGAAAGTTGCATTGAATCAACCTCCTGCATGACCAAGCTAATAATTTACTTTGGATATATGAAAATTTTTATAtgacttgtgtgtttgtttgtgataagtttcaaatgtaaaaatcaaacaaaaactttactATTGGTTTGATGGTCCAAGTGTGCATGTTTCACTTCCAGCTCTTAATTTTTAGCATTCAGTTTTAGAtcatactgtactggtcagaaTTGTATTAATAAACAACTTCAGCAATTATCTTTtgaggaaacaaaacaacaaaaaatatataagtttaagttttgatatatacagctttggaaaaaaatcaagagaccacttaaaataattagtttctatgattttactttttatatgtttgagtgaaatgaacattgttcttttattctatgaactactgaaaacatgtctccgaaattccaagtgaaagttttgtatttatttgtggaaagagaaatgatcaaaacaacttaaaagatgcagtgctctcagacctcaaataatgcaaagaaaacaagtatatgtttatttagaaagaacgaataaagttttaactcaggaagagttcagaaatcaatatttggtggaacaaccaggaggttttcaatggggttcagtgcagtgggctcttcattttctccagagctgtatatgGACTTGATTGCCCAAAAACCACCCAAGAAGCCTGTTGTAGATTTTACTaagtaaacttttatttatatagcacttctTACAAGTCAGAAAGTGCTTTTGCAAATATAAGACGTAAATAAAGATCTGCTCTCAGTATTTCCACAACCAGCCTGGACAAAAGCCTCACTACTTCCCCTCAATCCAAACATTGATAATTGGTCAGACTTAACTATATATCGTCTATGAAAAAGCAATATATGGCACAGACGGCAtcattataattaaaataatgcaTTGAAATGAAGATTGTGCTTCCAAAATTCTCATCCTGGTTCACAACAAGTCTaaaatttgttctttaaaaaaaaaggcagtttaAGGTTTTACCTGACACATGAACTCTACAGGGTCTGTCACACTTGACAGAAGATGGGTGAGTTCTTCAATTCTTGTGTAGTACTGCAGTTTAGAGCTGGTGAGGGTTTTTCCACCACTGTAGATAGTCATGCTTACATTTCCAGCAGGAaaatcagctgcagaaaacatgCAGGAGTAATAAccaggcaaaaagaaaaaaacaactgaaaagtaTTTATTCAGTCATGCGTTAATCATGTGTTGTCTACCTGGTGTACTGACACACAGGATGCGCTCACTCCAGCAGACAGGCTTCACTCTCTCTATCTTCCTCTCTGCCTTGAACTCGACCTCGCAGTCGCAGGCTGCCAAGTCATTTGTCAGGAGTACGAAAACCTCCGATGAACTCTGCCAGACAGGACAGTACAGGGGATTGCTGTGTTAGTCGGTGTTATGGCTGCTTTCTGAATAAACGCATGTCTTTCCAGAGAAGTGTCTTCTCTCACCCCACAGGGAATCCTGGAGGGAGTGATAAGAACCCTGGATTTGACCCTGTCGGCTCCAGATGACTGCATCTCCTCGTCCCTGGATCCAGATGGTCTGTGTGTCCTGGGGTTCACATTTGCTGCCATTGCTGATCCACCTGTGAAGGATTGGTGCAGAATGTTACAGTTTAGCAAATTGTATTTAGATACCTGGAGCTAATTTGGAGCAACCCCATGCAAAAAGGGGTTATTCCCTCATAGATGtataagttatttttattagcagACATTTCATTCCAGTAATATCCATAAATCAGCAGTTACACATATTGTAACAAGTACCAAAATATATAGGAAGGGAGCAGTTCAGTGATCATTTTCACCCCATGTTTACTTGATAAAAGCTGTCAGAGttgtagtttctgttttatgttgtgtCCAGATATTTCTGTGGGAAGATTAGttgttgatttcttttgtttcttgaaaGACTGAAATGGACATTTGAAGATAGTCAAACTACTTCATGATTTCTTGACTTTTGAATAACCCTTTAAAGTTTAATGATTTTGTACTCAGAGGCCACATTGAAGAAAGAATctacttttaacattttcaaattggAAAGTAGGAGATTTATAACAAGCCCTGATGTACAAATATAATATGGTACATGGCCTGTATTTAATTCTGAGGACACCAAAGTGCTTCActctacattcagtcattcacacattcaAACATTGATAGTGGCAAGCTACTACACTGTAGCCACATCTGCTCTGGGGCAGTCTGAAAGAGGCTAGCAAGCATgtaaaaaatagtcaaattagCTTAAATTAGGTAATTATTTGCTTTACAGTGTTTTATATCTCAGTAAAGCAAGGACATATTAAATTCTATCCAGTATTTATCTACTAACATCTTCCTTTAGTGCTTGGATGCATAAAATAATGTACTACCTCTATATTAGCCAAACAGTAGTCACACTTGTCAAACGTTAGCGCTATGGTGTTAGCTTATAGCTGTTAGCATAACTGGACTTGACTGCAGCTTGTCAGACACTTTacaccaagaagaagaaaaaaaccaagaTTGGTTGCAGAGATTtataagaaaaatgatttttagtTCAGACTGGAGCATGTTAGCATTCTGCCATTAGCTTGGCTCGCAAGACAAGGAAGTTAATTGCTTCAACAATCActtatgcttgtttttttttacttagtttttaaacataaactgaaCAAATATCCTCTCCAGGTACATTAGATatagtatttaaaaaacaacatccatCTGTGTCAAAAGCAGAACTACTCCTGAGTTAATATATAACTGTTCGTGGGCGCCCAGCCTGAAACACTTCACTGTATCACTGCATTGGAGTGAGGTAGAGTGCTATTGAATTTGCATATCTTGCAATGAGTAATCAGTGAAGGCCACATTTGCATCGAATGTTCCTCCTAGCACACCTGTTTAAACACAAGCCCACTCCTCTGTGTTTGGATTTTAGACAAATTGTACTTTGAGGATGGAGAGATTGATGGAGCAGATGAGAACAGAAACTGTCTCTTCCCCTAAAAACACTTCATTTTCAGGAAAAgacatgaatatttttcaaagagGACAGCAAGAACaagtcatttgttttcagtgttgcaaatattttattgtggcTTGAGTTGCCTGTGTTGCAAATGAAAAACTGATCATCAACAAGCACACATGTCCTCTCATTAATTTACATCTGATGTTATTTGGTTTatatccaaataaaacattaagtgGCACTCAGAGCATTTTAACACTTTTAGTTCACACCAGAAATGAAAAGCAATGCAATCTGAACCTGTGATCTAAAATTGAAATAAACGTGAaggtaaaatttgtttttgttttttctcataaaatagcatttcttagcctcaaaattatatttttaagaccCAAATAATATAGAATACAGTTATTAGATTCCTTAAATCTATCTAAAAActgagaatatttaaaaaacctgtctttattttaaagatctGTAATCATGCAAACtatacttttctttcttctgttgttAATGAAATCTTTCCTCTCTGTCAAAACACAGCTgaagatttttagttttacctgcagtgttcattttgtttctgaaacttTTACAGCAAGGTAATAGATTGTGATGTGTTTTCTGGTTCTTTTATGTATTGTTgctattgtttttgctttgcacATGACTGATGAACTTCTAAATGCTATTTAAAAATCAACCTAAACTGATTTAACATGAGCATTGAGTAGAAGCAGAAAATGTCAGCTATTTTCTATTGTCAGTTACTGGAGATACTAAATCTTCCTACTtacaattaatctaaaaaaacaaaccctatGTTGAGTTAACCAAATTGGAGTAAAGGTGATTGATTTTTGGATCGTACCTTTTTGTATAATATCCATCACATTGCTCACATACTCTGGAGCGTCTTGCTTGCAGGAGATCTGCAGGCACTCGTCACCGTTGATGGGCACCCGGTCCAGCAGCGGGGTCAGACTGTCCACGCCACACAGCAGAACCACCACACAGGCTGCAGGACTCAGCACCCTGGACAGGAAGAAGCGCCTCATGTGGTGAAGACCTTCCAGCATCCCCTTGGAAAGGATCAGCAGCTTGCAGGCGTAGCGAGACAACCTGACAAAGTCGTCTTTTCTGGACGGCGTGTTGACATCGTAGCAGCAGATGCCATCCTCTGGGATTTGCCCGGTGAAGGCTGACTGAAGGTAGGTGGCCCACTGCTTCGCCTCCGTCTCATAGATGATGAGCAGTTTCTCTGTGGGAATGCCCGACAGTTTCCCTTTATAGTTGAGCAGCATAACCCCAATTATCCCTCACTAACCCGTCATTTACGATCAAGACATATCAAAACATTAATCTTCTTCATTACTTAAGATGTGCTATAATTGGATGATAAACTGTTAATATGAAAGGTCCCTTACCTGTGCGGCTCATTTCTACAGAACTGCTCCTGTTGGCAGGTCTCACTTCTCAGTAACATCAGAACAGAACAGCTATTGTTATGTCAGGAGCAGTTCAGATAAGAGGGTGTTTCCTGCTACGTTACAGTGAACTAAATGAGTTTTTTTAGGACAACATGGATCCCTGCCCCTGCCCTGTTTAGTTAGGACAGGCTTTAACACTatatatgttttgcttttaaattttattttgatttgtaacAGAGTGGGATGAAATATGTTGCCTCATTTCCAGGTAATAACGTTAACAAAATACGGAAATAACtaatctatttaaataaacatgtaacaacaaatacaagttttagcagtttttcaggttttttttgaTGGAATGATTTTGTCATTAGGTTGGAAACGATGGTATAAATATGGAAACTTCAAAGGAAGTACAGGATTCTTCATATCATTTTCTAAACATATCAACATTGcaatgaagaaaatgtatccaCTCCTTTACTGCAAAGTTGtgcatctttctttttaaacctaaaaatggaaataaaattatgGTTCTTTAAAAGTGAGAACACATTTTCtatagtaaatatttatcagaaaTTATAAGCAGTCTGTTTTTTGCGGttctaaaattttatttagctggactcaaggcaaaatgtttcttttgattttaaagGTTGCAAACCTTTGGGATAGATCATGAATATTCTTCCTCATTTATTTTGATACCCCTAAATGAAAGCTAGTGCAACTAAATGCCTGTGGCCAACTAATGCCAACTAAGTAGTTAACAATCcagttttgaaataatttaaaataatgttttgggaAGGGAGTTTTAGTTTCCACTCTACAATTGGTTTGTCCCAACCAAAGAACTGAatcttgtggaaaaagttaacGGTATCAAACATTTAGCTGTTTCTATAGCttgaaaagttaaatttcttttctcCGGCAAGTCGTATATTTCcaggaaataatcaaataatcatgACTGGTTGAAAGGAGAGGTGCAGTTTAATGAAAAAGGTGcagtgtattaaaaaaaaagaggatatttataaatgaatttttatttccaaCCTGGTTAAATTCAAATACTGAAACTAAAGCCCACACTTACAGCTCTGCTTGTTATTCTACTGTATTTTCCATGCAGACAGAATAGGTGGGAGAGTCTGCAAAGAGGGAAGATGGCAAATAACAAAAGTGAGTGCCTTTCAGACAACAGGTTACCAGGAAAATAAAGAGCCCAAGTCTCAGTCCAGACCCGAGTTTAATTAAGTTTGCATCCAAAAGAAGCTGAGACGTGCTACAACTAATGATCTGTGGAAAATGTCTCCAGTGCAAGAATAGTTAAAAGGGGACGCCTTGACCCGGACACGCACGCTTACCCTGATTGAGGGAAACGTAAAACCCGGTGCTTCATTAACCGCTGCAGCACCAACGTCTTGCTAATACCAGATTGGCACCATTTATTTATAGTGTGACTGGAGCGAGAGCACACATGTGAGAGGTGAGGTCTCCTTTACTCAAATCTCTGAATGGTTTTGCGCATCGACCCGCAGCAGATGAAAATCTTCCCGTTGCGTGCAGACAACGTCACACAAGGTCTGTCTGTCATGCTGTCACGGTGAAATCTTTAAAGTCTGTGGTTCCTTCGGTTGAACAGATCCCTTCCTGTACGGCTCGTAGTCACAGCCGCCAAAGGTGGTGGCGTaaagacaaacataaatgtagTGTCGGTCACGGTGTTACCAATGTAAATAGTGAAACTGCAAATGCTGTCCGGAGGGTGGTGCCAGCAGAAAAGATATGGGGGCATTTTGAATCATAATTCTGTTCATGGAACCATGAAAACTGACAAAGCTGTTTTGTGGGTTTGTATTGATTAAAATAGATACATAAAATCACATTATAAAATTTTTATATGTAACAACACATGGTGGCAACATGTTTTTGAGTAGTTCTGTTACGTTAGTCCCAATTTGTTTTGTAgagttttgttaattttttggggggagggctggaaggatttttgctctaactttttaaatttcagacAGTTGCTATAAAGCATACCCGTGGCAACAAGGTATCACTTTTACAAGCTGCTAATGCAGGATATtattacagaaatgtcagcCTGTTGACAACTCATGTGCTGCATGATGATGATCTTATCTGGGGGGCAAATACCAAGCAGCTGAGGAAGAACATGAAGCAGAGGCTTTATTTCCAGAGGATTCTCATGAATGTTTTACACTAAAGTTGCTCTCAACTTTCTACCGCTGCTCCATTGAGAGCATATTGACCTAATGTAATGTGTACATAGTTCAGCGGCTGCTCAGCCTCACAGAGGAAAACCCTCCAGAGACTTATCAGGTCTGCAGAGAAACTAATCGGCTGCCCTCTCCCGTCCCCGGAAGAGTTTCCTGTTGTGTCAGAAAATCCctgagtattttttaaaaaaccgtAGCGctctgtttcagctcctccCCCTCAGGAAGGgaaaagttaaaactcacagcacttgtttaaaaaaaaatgttttaactggaAGAAATGACACAAGATGTGCAATACCTGTCGCCACGTGATacttaaatacataaatatttttgtgttttgcaaattcagtttttatctttgttttttgtgtggatGCAGTAATTTTATTTGGAATGTAATTCACCTGAACCAACCTGCACCGCATGTGATTGATAACAAGAATAAAGATATCTTATCTGTACAGTATGTGCAGTCAACActtcttttgcatgaattacatCATGCACAGTGACATCATGGTCATTAAATGGTCATGTATTCACAGTTTT from Xiphophorus maculatus strain JP 163 A chromosome 14, X_maculatus-5.0-male, whole genome shotgun sequence includes:
- the LOC111610852 gene encoding B-cell scaffold protein with ankyrin repeats-like, encoding MSRTEKLLIIYETEAKQWATYLQSAFTGQIPEDGICCYDVNTPSRKDDFVRLSRYACKLLILSKGMLEGLHHMRRFFLSRVLSPAACVVVLLCGVDSLTPLLDRVPINGDECLQISCKQDAPEYVSNVMDIIQKGGSAMAANVNPRTHRPSGSRDEEMQSSGADRVKSRVLITPSRIPCGSSSEVFVLLTNDLAACDCEVEFKAERKIERVKPVCWSERILCVSTPADFPAGNVSMTIYSGGKTLTSSKLQYYTRIEELTHLLSSVTDPVEFMCQALQACSVEKLDQKLSSMLLELMPTGGFQGLQVENTQERAEVHHGDMPSLLHFAARYGFRSVSGLLLQCPGAERALRMANQHGQTPAEIAKSHGHKELHVILKEKLKVLGSGDDNSVYEMMCNASKQRKSEGEDEDLYTPLEVNDESNSNFKSEKTLDLTNRPPAPTPRPECMQLKEGRTPYIAQVFKKKKIPGGDTDVYSLTSKQAQRQEGSASGTYDTFVPNKMQLEQLAELQQRKKTDSLSMDKALNHISDQQQQVQKSAVNRQEDKLSHLRAGVINNRDDCVYDKINNVHLTPSYQVNESRRENQPSDSGFYTKPLKEQQSFRRADKQ